One window of the Thermasporomyces composti genome contains the following:
- a CDS encoding aminoglycoside phosphotransferase family protein — MLDDGLAHVMRSVGLEIDGKHVELVGGASGSGVFRVQIDGDDAVLKVTRAGDRQDNARRELAFYQTLADQVPVVTPKLLRYADNDRFTALLLSAHGSARPAPQWEPSAWLEVARQLAALHSVPPPEGDCWTGPPARRRLPYRPPIDLASSYWCATEAAASVRCFLDEPEQLARALQAVPVCFVHGDCHVENLLREGERIVWTDWQVTGVGCPASELAFLWSRAHADGADVPYDAMLREYLDHRPTEPASMRRALIAAEIDILLFEWPQYVTVISPEARARLTRRLLHLIDDWHTHSW, encoded by the coding sequence ATGCTCGACGATGGGCTTGCCCACGTCATGCGTTCGGTGGGATTGGAAATCGACGGCAAGCACGTCGAGCTGGTAGGCGGCGCCTCCGGTTCGGGTGTGTTTCGCGTCCAGATCGACGGAGACGACGCGGTGCTGAAGGTGACCAGGGCCGGCGACCGGCAGGACAACGCCAGACGAGAGCTCGCCTTCTATCAGACGCTGGCTGATCAAGTGCCCGTTGTGACGCCGAAGCTGCTTCGGTACGCCGACAATGATCGGTTCACGGCGTTGCTGTTGTCAGCTCATGGATCTGCACGGCCGGCGCCCCAGTGGGAGCCGTCGGCATGGCTGGAGGTCGCGCGGCAACTCGCGGCGCTGCATTCGGTCCCGCCCCCTGAGGGAGACTGCTGGACCGGTCCGCCGGCACGCCGGCGACTTCCTTACCGGCCACCCATCGACCTCGCGTCGAGCTACTGGTGTGCGACCGAAGCAGCCGCGAGCGTCCGATGCTTCCTCGACGAACCAGAGCAGCTAGCCAGAGCACTGCAGGCCGTACCGGTCTGCTTCGTCCACGGCGACTGTCACGTCGAGAACCTCCTCCGCGAGGGTGAGCGGATCGTGTGGACCGACTGGCAGGTCACGGGCGTCGGGTGTCCCGCCAGCGAGCTGGCATTCCTGTGGTCCCGCGCCCATGCCGACGGAGCCGACGTCCCGTACGACGCGATGCTGCGGGAGTACCTCGACCACCGCCCCACCGAGCCTGCGTCGATGCGGCGCGCGCTCATCGCAGCGGAGATCGACATCCTGCTGTTCGAGTGGCCGCAGTACGTCACCGTCATCAGTCCGGAGGCGCGAGCTCGCCTCACTCGTCGGCTCCTGCACCTCATCGACGACTGGCACACACACTCGTGGTGA